From Paenibacillus sp. PvR098:
AGACAGAGTATGAATGTGATGTAGCCTTTATGATCGAGAATGATATTTTTTTCGTAGAGTGTAAGGCTCATGTGCAGCCATTTACAACACGACAGCATGCAAATCATATATATAAATTATATAAGGAAACTTTCCAATTAAACAGAATAGCTGATTTTTTCAGTAGTAATATTAGTCTAGTTAAGGAACAACTCAAATTAAACGATGATTTTATTATAAAGAATACCCATCGTATTTTATTAACTACCTCCATGATTGGAACACCAATGCATATTAATGGAGTCCATATAATTGATGAATCTGCTTTTACAATGTTTATAGATAGGAAACCTCCTTCATTAATGTTGATTAATAACGGAGATTATAAAAGGGAGTATACAGATAAATTTGACATCTATAATGGAGAGATAACAGTTGAAAATACAATTCAGTTTTTAAATTCCCCTCCTCAGATACAAATTCTTAAGGAGTTTTATACAAAGAGGAATTTGAATTTGAATCTATTTGATATTAATAGGTATATTAAGGTTAACAAAACAATTCATATCGGAGATGAAATAAATAGTGTAGATGAAGTTCTAATCAATAAATTTTATACTGGAAAGATTGAAGTATAAATATTATCAGCGGCGGCATTGTGTTGGAATTTACCATGTTCTGAGAAATTATTATTATGTGCGGCGGAGATCATGGTTGCGGTGTACCGAACTGTATAAATGATAAGCGAATACTGCCACATCGATAGGTTGTCAATTTTGCGCAAACCACACATGTGGAGGTGACAGTGTTACTTAAATGGAAAGGGGCTTCCGACTAAGCCCCCTGCAATAATTCACCCATTCCCTGAGGGTGGGCAATATTGTAGTGAATCTTGATAGAGCCATCTTGATGGACTTCTATCTTATGAATGACCTGATGAAGCAATTGTTTTAGAACTTGCTCATCATCAATGTCAAGCTGTGCAAACAACGCAATTTGCTTCTGAAAGGCACGGAATTGCTCTTCCGTGTCTTTTTGTGTTTCGAGAATGGATTCCAGTTCCGCTTTACGTTTGGCAAGGGCTTGTTGTTCTGCCTGAATACGTTGATTTTGGGCGGTAACCAGTTCAAGGGTAAGAGCCTGATTAGAGAAGAGGGTGATAAGTCCCTGTACATTCTTCTCTAACTGTTCTTGTTGCTTATTCAGCTTGTGTAACTCTTTGATTAGAGCGGATTGTTTTAGACCAACATTCCCTTTCACAGCATCGAATAGCCTGTCCAATCTGACGTTACTGCCAATCAGTTCCTTTAGGTCATTCTTCACCGCCGCGAGTAACGTATTATAGCCGATGATGTGGGAAGAACAGAACGCCTTCCCTCGTTTCACGTAACCACAACAGACGTAAGCCCCATCCTGCTTCTTTAGCCTATCAAGCTTATACCACTACAAGGGGGAACAGGATATGAAAGAAATATTGAGTCGTAAAGAAGCCGCCAAATTTGCAGGAGTAAGCCCAAGAACGATTCTGAGAGCGATACAAGCACGTCAGCTTGACAACTGTTAAGATTGGCGAGGGTAAGACCTGCTCTTACATGATAAGCCGCTCAGCCGTTACAGAATACATTCACAGAAGGGGGCGAAGGTAATGACAGGTAGATTCATACTATACCACAACGGATTCTACTCCCTTCCGAATGAAGTAGCATGTTGTAGCCGCCTAACAGGGGATTCATTGAAGTTGCTTGGACTTATTATGAATCGGGTTAATACCGCCCATTCCCAAGTTCCAACAAAAGTTGCCATGTCGAGACTCCTTCTAAAGAGGTTATTCGGGAACAAAGATGACAAAACAGTAAAGAACTACGCCGAACGCTTGAAGCAGTATGGATTCATTGAAGCCTTCTCTATGCAGAGAGGGGACAGCGGCGAGTTCGTTTTCAGTATCGCTGACCGTCCTGAAAATAATCCGTTCGTGCTACTCAGTTATATTGAAAATGAAGTGATTGCCAACACTGAGTTACAGGTAGGACAGGAAGCGGATAGCTTGCTAGTAGCCTTTACAGCCGCCGTACAAGCCGTAGAACATGTTATGCTCCTAGGCTAAAGAACGCCGCTGAGAGCCAACGCGAGACGATTCTAACAGCCTATCGCAGTTACCTTAGTGATGCACTTCAAGCCGATGGGAGGGCTTGCATAGGGACTAGACAAGCTAAGCCTAAGACTAACAAAACCGTCAAGTCTTCACCGACTGTGACCGCTTTACCCGATGATGTTCAGTCATGGTCATTAGCTGACTTCGTGTCTTGCTTCCTCCAAGAATACAGGAAGGTTACTGGAAAGAATCATAGCACTAGACAGAGCCAAAAGACTGGTAAAAGTGTTGAGGATTGCATCAAGGAATTACAGCATCATTATAGAGACGATGAAAGAGCCATGCAAAAGCCAACGATGAAGAAGCACATCGAAGCGTTCTTTGTGAACTATCCGCCGACTGATAAAATCACCCCAACCGCATTTCTAATGGCTGATTGTGATGCGCTTTATAATGTCCAACGCTACCTAGAGACGGGAAGCAAACATACCCCGTATGAAGAACGGTCATTCAAAGACAAAAAGAGTCAGGCAGAATTGAAAGTGCAGCAAGCTAGGGAAGATAACGTGCAGAGTTCGCAAAGAGAAGAAAAGCAAGAGCGTCAGTTCAAGAGTTTTGATTAGTTCCTTGAACGAATCAAGGCAATGTAATAACAAGGCGAAAGGAAAATAAATTCCTTCCACAAGGAAAAATATTTCCCTGTACATGGAATTTATTTTCCCTCCAATCAGATATTCATGGAAATATTTTTCCTTCTTATGCTCATTTTCCCTAGATAAAACCTAGAGATTTTGCTTCCCTAAGAACTTACCTTAAAGAAGAGAGAAGAACTGAGAACAAGTAGTACAGCACCACGGGGTAAAGTTCTCCCTTAATGTATGGCGGCTAATTAAGTTCGGACAGCTTTACTATCATAACTTCCAGTTCCCCAACCTCCCCTAATTTCCGATTGTACCAAGTGTGGCACAGCCGCCTTTATCATAGCTTTTACTGAGCCGAAGCGTTTACCAGTAAAAGGATATACGGAGTTTGGCTTTACCTGTTCACTCAATTCACAAATGGACAGTCTGAAAGCCATTATGGGGCTGTATAAGGTCTTATAAAGGCAGAGCCACCCACAAAGAGGGAGGCTCTTTTGCTATGCCCTACAGGGCTTATACGGCTTCTTATTTGACCCCCACCCAGTGCCGAATGAAATGCAATTTGTTGTCGCGGCATAGTTTACCTTCGTCTGCTCCATACAAAATTTTGATGAATTCTTGGTACGTACAGTAACTTAAGAGCCTATACTTTTATACCTCGGAATCTAAAATTTCCATAATCAATTACAACAATCTCTCCATCTTGCTTCAAACGCACATTTTGATAATTTGGTCTGCCCTGACGAGTCAGAATCTCATATGGAATAATTCCATTTTTCCTAAACTTTGCTCTTAGTCCGTAAAGTTTCTTTCTATATTCTTTGGATTTCGGAAGGTCCCGATTAAATCTCGTCATTATTATCCATTTATATCCATTTTCAAAGTCAATAATATTGGCAAGATGCTTTCTTACAGAAGGTGAAGACGAACGATATGTGATTACTTCCCTCTTATTGCTCTTTATCCCATACTTTGATTTCGCAACTTTCTTTACATTACCGTTACCAAGGTCATATACAATTCGTCTCGCACCTATCCCAATGACTCTTTTACCTTTGATATGGCTTCCTATTTTTTCCATAGTTCTAGCTACTGTCACCCCCAAAATGAAAAAAATCTAATAGTTCCCTCATTTTATGACGCTATTGAGCGGTATGATTGGACAAAACAACAAAAGCCCCATAATCGGGGCGTTATAAGTTCATGTTCATGTACTTTCACCAAGGTTTACTTACCGCATCAGTAGTCTTATGTCACACCCCAAAAATGTACTTGAGCAAACACCATTACAGCGGACACTAAAATTTGTTTTCACTGTCTACTCGGCACATGTGGAAACGGTAATATTGATGGTTCGAAAATGAGATGTAGCAGGTTGTTGTTCTGTTTATTCCTAATGGAATGAACAGGACAGCGATTTAACGATGTAGACAAGGCTTCGTGATCACTCATTAAAGGGGGAGATGCGAGGACTTAAAGGAACAAGGTGTATACATCAAATGAAAATTACCAAAATAAATCCGTTTGTCGCGTACTTGGAAGGAAAAAACTTGCTGATTTATTAAGCGAGACTTATTCACGTTAAAATTCCTATAGAACAGATAATATTTGCACGTACAAGACGTGGAACAAATCCGTGATTGACCTGTGCGTGATACTTTCTTTTTTTCATGAGTCTGATGGAGGATAAACATATAGAGGTAGATCACCGGTTATAACAATATACCTCTATCCCTATTTCTTTTGAAATAAAGCAACATAATTTGATAATTCACGTCTAATTTAACATGAAGAATTTTAATTAGAGAGGCGAGAAGGTGGAGAGAATACCAAAGATCCTTCTTGGTACGATGGTTGTCGCTTGTATAGCCTGCATTGGTATATCAATAAACATAAAAGAGGTTTACGCATACAAACCTTTGTCTAAGCAAGAACTAGGGAAACATATGACGCAGGAACAGAAGACGATGATGGAGTTTCAAAAAAACTATTTGAGCGTCATTGACCAAAAATTTGGTGCATTTAGTCAGGACACTCGTCTAGCTAACTACGGTTCAATTCATATCGAAAGAGAGAATGGCAAACCAAAAATAGTTCTTAGTATTAGTAAAGATGATGATGTATCAAAAAGCCTGGTTCAAGAAATAAAACAAATCGTACCTTCAGATGTTCTGAAAATAAGAAAAGTTAAACATTCAAAAAGTGACCTGAAGGGCAACAATCACGATTGGAAAATTATGTGCATTTAATAAGGGCCGACGGAGCGAAATCAATCAGTAATGCCATCAACGAAATAGATAATACGGTTGAGCTTACAGTTGATTATATATCTCCGGAAACAAAGCAAAAGATTCAACAAGAACTTGGTGGAGATGTAAAATTTATTATAGATCCCAACGCAGTAAACTAAGTTTAACACGGCAAAGCAATTACAATTATTATGGCGTATCGATATATACACTTCATCCCCAAAAGAGGAGCAGCCATGGATGTGAAAAAAATAATTGTAGCTATTTTAATAATACTTACCTTAAGCGCTTGTAGTAACCAGTCTCCACAGCAGTGGAATGTAGATTCTGCTATAAAGGCGTTAAATTCAAATGGTTTACAAGCCGAGAGGCTTCCTTCCACTTTAGTTGCAATAGAGAAAGAAACATTTAATAGCTTAACCCCCAGTGCAACATTGAAAACGAAGGAGCAGCGTTACATTAACGTGTATATATACGCTTCAAATGAACAAGCAACACAGGCTTTAAATGAAATGCTAGTAAAGAGAAAAGATGATGGAACACAGGGGCATATTTCAAAAAATGCTTTATTTGTACATTTTGATGGGGGTTTTTCTCAGAGTGAGAAGAAAGCAATTGAGAAGCTGTGAGAAAACCAGCATCGGCGAAGCTATAGGATAAAAGCACTGTCATTACCGTTGGGAGGATCAGCGGAATATTGGCCTGATCGCTGGGAAGATTCCGCTTTCAGAAAAGAAACAGAGCCTTTAGAGAGAAATGTGAAAAGCTGATGACTTCGTATCAAAGGACGGTCAGACTCAAGAGAGTGACTTTGTGAAGTGAGGCATTGCTTGGTGGGTCTTCTGTACGGCGTGGGATTTATGGACAATTTCATAAAAACGGATTTGGAAGAAGCGAAGATCGGAGGGGGGTGTTGTAACCGTCACGACACGCAGCGCGCTTGTGAAGCGGTTCATGGAAACCGAGGCTTCAATGGTTTTTGTTGGAGAGGAGCTTGTCGGCGAAGAGGGAACGGATGAAGAATGGGAGCGCATCATCGAAGAGTTGAGGCGCATTAGCCTTCAGATTCGGATTGTTTACTTTTGTCATCGACCGGCCGATGATCTATTCCTAACGAAGCTGACCACCCTCGCTGTGCATGCAAATCTGCGAGCATGCAACAGAGCAATATATTGACGCGTCTTCTTTGCACTAACGGGACACGATAGCATAACGACACTAGGCTGCCAACATTTTCGGCAGCCTGTTCAAGTGTACCAATTAAAGTATGTTAACATAACCAGTAAAACAGGGTATCCCTCTGTGATATGTTAGCAGACATGCCTAATAACCCTCTAAAGTTGCCAACGCGAAAGGTTATTCAACTGGAATTATGCTATGCGAAAATTTTTTACTAGTTATAATATCGCGTATATCCAGTGGATAAGCTTATTCGCACATGTGATCAGAGGCACTTTATGAGGCTTTCTTACCTTCCAACGGGTACTTTAACTAATGCTCGGTGATCCGTTTAAGGAGCAAAGGTACGATTTTGATTGAAAGGTGCATAAGAAGAACTCACTTGGCAACAAATCTGAGTGAGTTCATTTTTTTTCGACAAGCACTTTATAAAAGTCTATCAATGGTTTTTAACATTATCATTATACCTTTTTATTGTAGCCAAGCTGATTAAGGCCGCCAATTTAAGTAAGTATCCGTAGCTGGGTGGTAAAACATAAAAGTGCCTGTTGAGCCCGCATTACCCCACACATTATATTTTTTCGGCATGAATATGGGAACGATTTTAAAATTCATTAGTCCATAGCCATAATCTATACCCATAAAAAACTACGCCCAATCCTTCATCTTTTCAAAAGTCTCTTCTTTCAGAATCTCGTGTTGAGCCAATGCTTTCATAAACTTAAGCCGGTCCGCTGTAGTAGAAACAATACCACCCCCGGCAAACATAATGCTCAGACTCCGGTATTGTGTAATATCAGTATTTCCTCCATATAACCGGCCTAGAGGGTATTCGCTTTTTACCATGAGTTCGGAGTAATGAGCAATCGAAGGCTGGCCAAGCCCATATCATGCAATGGATTTCCTGTGTTTATTTCCGCTAACATATAGGTATGTAAACCTGATCATATTACGGAAGGAATAAATTATAAAACATACGGAGACGGAGAATAAGCGATAATTGGAAAAGGATTTACAAAGGAATTGTGCTCCAATAACTCGAATTATGTTCGTTAGCAGAGAGGTGTTTCTGAGGAGAGTCAGTGTGGAAAAGCATTGGATTACGAAGATCGTCAGTTTATTATTAGTCATCATTGTCCCCGTCTGCTGGTATATCCAGAACATGGATTCCCTGCACGACAGCCCGCGGGCATCCGCAGGAACCATTGATTTATCGGACTGGGACTTTGCGGCAAACGGTACTGTTCTTCTGCGCGGAGAGTGGGAGTTTTACCCGAATCAGTGGATTGCCCCGGGGGAGCCAGGCACATCACGCCCGCAGCAGAAGGGGGGCCGGCATGAGTCTTCAGGTTTCATATCTGTACCGGGAAAATGGGACAAGAACATATCGGAGGATGGGAAGCGGGGCCCGTTCGGCTTTGGCACTTATCGGCTGCTGATCCATCTAAATAACGATCAAGAGAAGGTTTACGGAATCCGTACCACCAATATCCGGATGGCAAACCGGTTGTTTCTTAACGGGCAGGAAGTCGGATCCAGCGGCAATCCTGGCTCATCGCCGAACCAGGAGAGGGCCGATAACGTTCCATACACCGTGTTTGCCGCCCTTTCAGGCAGTACGGTGGAAGTGGTGGTACAGGTCTCTAATTTCACCTATTCATCGGGTGGGGGAATGGTTTTTCCTATCGAATTTGGGGACCAGCAATCGGTGATGAGAAGCCGGGAGTTCGCGTTGTTTTATGATGTGCTGACCTCCGCGGGTTTTTTACTCCCCGCTATTTACTTTTACCTGCTTTACCGGATGCGCAGGCAGGACCAAGCCTTATTTCATCTTGCCTTTTTTTGTCTTTTTGCCTTGATTTATGTGCTTACCCATGGGGAAAAGCTGGGCGCGGCCATATGGCCCGGGCTACCGTATGAAATCGTGCTGCGGCTTCAGCTGATTTCGTCGACATTTGCCTATTTTTTTCTTCTTC
This genomic window contains:
- a CDS encoding lipocalin-like domain-containing protein, whose translation is MDRLFDAVKGNVGLKQSALIKELHKLNKQQEQLEKNVQGLITLFSNQALTLELVTAQNQRIQAEQQALAKRKAELESILETQKDTEEQFRAFQKQIALFAQLDIDDEQVLKQLLHQVIHKIEVHQDGSIKIHYNIAHPQGMGELLQGA